The following coding sequences lie in one Halogeometricum rufum genomic window:
- a CDS encoding FAD-dependent oxidoreductase, translated as MEPRDSTDVLVVGGGVAGLTAATFTARAGLDTLVVNDGESILNRNAHLENVPGFPAGVNARLFGDLLREQADRNGVARETGRVLSVERAAADGARFVASVDADGTVETVRSRFVVAASWADADYLDELDVTIRDAGSKRYVDVDEAGRTSVEGVYAAGRISEQYHQAVVAAGHGAEVALTLVHDSDVAYYHDWVTPEGYFTDRGREVPPGCEEIDAAERERREAESREVMREFFADPHEEPQRTHPSLVDDELGRLDG; from the coding sequence ATGGAGCCGCGAGACTCGACCGACGTGCTCGTCGTCGGGGGCGGCGTCGCCGGCCTCACCGCCGCGACGTTCACCGCCCGCGCCGGCCTCGACACCCTCGTCGTCAACGACGGAGAGAGCATCCTGAACCGAAACGCACACCTGGAGAACGTCCCCGGCTTCCCCGCGGGCGTGAACGCCCGCCTGTTCGGCGACTTGCTCCGCGAACAGGCCGACCGGAACGGCGTCGCCCGCGAGACGGGCCGCGTCCTCTCGGTCGAACGCGCCGCGGCGGACGGCGCGCGGTTCGTCGCGTCCGTCGACGCCGACGGGACGGTGGAGACGGTGCGCAGTCGGTTCGTCGTCGCCGCCTCGTGGGCCGACGCGGACTACCTCGACGAACTCGACGTGACGATACGCGACGCGGGGAGCAAGCGTTACGTCGACGTGGACGAGGCGGGCCGCACGTCCGTCGAAGGCGTCTACGCCGCGGGTCGCATCTCGGAGCAGTACCACCAGGCCGTCGTCGCCGCGGGCCACGGCGCGGAAGTCGCCCTGACCCTGGTCCACGACAGCGACGTGGCGTACTACCACGACTGGGTGACGCCGGAGGGCTACTTCACCGACCGCGGGCGGGAGGTGCCGCCGGGATGCGAGGAGATAGACGCCGCCGAACGGGAGCGACGGGAGGCGGAGTCCCGCGAGGTGATGCGGGAGTTCTTCGCCGACCCGCACGAGGAACCCCAGCGCACGCACCCGAGTCTGGTCGACGACGAACTGGGCCGACTGGACGGGTAA
- the mnhG gene encoding monovalent cation/H(+) antiporter subunit G — translation MIQSLSTALVPLVAESGGATHAAGPIRTALVVALLAVGTFFLIVGTVGLLRLPNVYNRMHATTKSTTLGAASIALGGFVFYGPGGDGLMALVTVLFLFLTAPTGAHMISRAAQRLGIVFEEEATWPVEPPESGAESASDDAGSDDAAPSDD, via the coding sequence ATGATTCAGTCACTCTCGACAGCGCTGGTTCCACTCGTCGCCGAGAGCGGAGGAGCGACCCACGCCGCCGGCCCGATACGGACGGCGCTCGTCGTCGCCCTCCTCGCCGTCGGGACGTTCTTCCTCATCGTCGGCACCGTCGGACTGCTCCGCCTGCCGAACGTCTACAACCGGATGCACGCCACCACGAAGTCGACGACGCTCGGGGCGGCCAGCATCGCGCTCGGCGGGTTCGTCTTCTACGGCCCGGGCGGCGACGGCCTGATGGCGCTCGTGACGGTACTGTTCCTGTTCCTCACGGCGCCGACCGGCGCGCACATGATATCGCGGGCCGCCCAGCGACTGGGCATCGTCTTCGAGGAGGAGGCGACGTGGCCCGTCGAACCGCCCGAGTCGGGGGCCGAATCCGCGTCCGACGACGCCGGGTCCGACGACGCCGCACCGAGCGACGACTGA
- a CDS encoding MnhB domain-containing protein, whose protein sequence is MSGRDVDSRPYDYEADRRTTVIARMVTRIVVPFMLVTAVALLLQGHNLPGGGFIGGVLTVAAFVLIYVIFGLDYVQTEVLRLSPDESGHSPIETYRWLFGGGLALAVLSGLVPILFGYEFLTQGVWFFKHVPLYEEFEVASALFFDFGVFFTVVGALLTVAAEVGRE, encoded by the coding sequence GAGCGGACGCGACGTCGACAGTCGGCCGTACGACTACGAGGCCGACCGGCGAACGACGGTCATCGCGCGGATGGTGACGCGCATCGTCGTGCCGTTCATGCTCGTCACCGCCGTCGCCCTCCTGTTGCAGGGGCACAACCTCCCCGGCGGCGGGTTCATCGGCGGCGTCCTCACGGTGGCGGCGTTCGTCCTCATCTACGTCATCTTCGGCCTCGACTACGTTCAGACGGAGGTGCTGCGGCTGTCGCCCGACGAGAGCGGACACAGCCCCATCGAGACGTACCGCTGGCTGTTCGGCGGCGGGCTCGCGCTCGCCGTCCTGAGCGGCCTCGTCCCCATCCTCTTCGGGTACGAGTTCCTCACGCAGGGCGTGTGGTTCTTCAAGCACGTCCCGCTGTACGAGGAGTTCGAGGTGGCGAGCGCGCTGTTCTTCGACTTCGGCGTGTTCTTCACCGTCGTCGGCGCGCTGCTCACCGTCGCCGCGGAGGTGGGACGGGAATGA
- a CDS encoding complex I subunit 5 family protein — translation MSTVVVAPLLVALVTAIATLLTRTNDGVNRAVSLLGGVGYLAAAALLFQRVVLPLGSPGRTVVYQVADWQAPFGIVLVADPLSAFMVALSAVVSLCALTYSVLYVDSFGQRLSYHPLYHFMVVGVTGSFLTGDIFNLFVWFEVMLMSSYILVLFYSGPEHTRAALNYVVLNLIGSAVMLLAIGGLYATTGTLNMADLARRLADPATYDVAVAPVLGLAAVLFSVFALKAGLVPFQFWVPAAYRAAPAPVTAMLAGVVKKVGVYAIVRLYFTVFAAATLPVSLPFVAGDSMLAFFGPVLFVMATASIVLGGVGAVGRPDVDELLAYSSISQVGFIVLPFAVAATADSTAVRTLGVTAGLVYAFNHGLAKSLLFLASGTVQEAVGTAQFDQLGGLARRAPVLAAAFFLGALTLIGVPPLSGFFGKLLVFQTAADALAGGAAGASAAILVALLGAVLTIAYYTRAWNDAFWGTPGSAVEAAIPSRWAGPVEVEAEEGAVAAGSGRTDGGDAPDDGPPTSFALTVEVVVVAAMAVTVVAFGLGFEAVYVSATAAAEAALDTGGYVEAVLGSAAALSGVVA, via the coding sequence ATGAGTACGGTCGTCGTCGCACCGCTGTTGGTCGCCCTCGTGACGGCCATCGCGACGCTTCTGACGCGAACGAACGACGGCGTCAACCGGGCGGTGAGCCTGCTCGGCGGCGTCGGCTACCTCGCCGCCGCCGCGCTCCTGTTCCAGCGCGTCGTCCTCCCCCTCGGCTCTCCGGGGCGGACCGTCGTCTACCAGGTGGCCGACTGGCAGGCGCCGTTCGGCATCGTCCTCGTCGCCGACCCCCTGTCGGCGTTCATGGTCGCCCTCTCGGCCGTCGTGTCGCTGTGCGCGCTGACGTACTCCGTCCTCTACGTGGACAGCTTCGGCCAGCGACTCTCCTACCACCCGCTGTACCACTTCATGGTGGTCGGCGTCACCGGCTCGTTCCTGACGGGCGACATCTTCAACCTGTTCGTCTGGTTCGAGGTGATGCTGATGTCGAGCTACATCCTCGTGCTGTTCTACAGCGGTCCCGAACACACCCGCGCGGCGCTGAACTACGTCGTGCTGAACCTCATCGGCAGCGCGGTGATGCTGCTCGCCATCGGCGGCCTGTACGCCACGACTGGGACGCTGAACATGGCCGACCTGGCGCGCAGGCTGGCCGACCCGGCGACGTACGACGTCGCCGTCGCGCCGGTGCTGGGGCTGGCGGCCGTCCTCTTCTCCGTGTTCGCGCTGAAGGCCGGGCTGGTGCCGTTCCAGTTCTGGGTACCGGCGGCCTACCGCGCGGCGCCCGCACCGGTGACGGCGATGCTCGCCGGCGTCGTGAAGAAGGTGGGCGTGTACGCCATCGTCCGCCTCTACTTCACCGTGTTCGCCGCCGCGACGCTGCCGGTGTCGCTCCCGTTCGTCGCCGGCGACTCGATGCTCGCGTTCTTCGGTCCGGTGCTGTTCGTCATGGCCACCGCGAGCATCGTCCTCGGCGGTGTCGGCGCCGTCGGCCGCCCGGACGTCGACGAACTGCTCGCGTACTCCTCCATCAGTCAGGTCGGCTTCATCGTCCTGCCGTTCGCCGTGGCCGCGACGGCCGACTCGACGGCCGTCCGGACGCTCGGCGTCACGGCCGGACTCGTCTACGCGTTCAACCACGGCCTCGCCAAGAGCCTCCTCTTCCTCGCGTCGGGGACGGTACAGGAGGCGGTCGGCACCGCGCAGTTCGACCAACTCGGCGGGCTGGCCCGCCGCGCGCCCGTCCTCGCCGCCGCGTTCTTCCTCGGCGCGTTGACGCTCATCGGCGTACCGCCCCTCTCGGGCTTCTTCGGCAAACTGCTCGTCTTCCAGACGGCGGCCGACGCCCTCGCGGGCGGCGCTGCCGGCGCGAGCGCGGCCATCCTCGTCGCCCTCCTCGGGGCCGTCCTGACCATCGCGTACTACACGCGCGCGTGGAACGACGCCTTCTGGGGGACGCCCGGGTCGGCCGTCGAGGCGGCCATCCCGAGTCGGTGGGCCGGCCCCGTCGAAGTCGAGGCCGAGGAGGGGGCCGTCGCCGCCGGAAGCGGACGGACCGACGGCGGCGACGCCCCCGACGACGGACCGCCGACGAGTTTCGCGCTCACCGTCGAAGTCGTCGTCGTGGCGGCGATGGCCGTCACCGTCGTCGCGTTCGGCCTCGGCTTCGAGGCGGTGTACGTCTCGGCGACGGCCGCGGCCGAAGCGGCCCTCGACACCGGCGGCTACGTCGAGGCGGTCCTCGGGTCGGCCGCGGCGCTCTCGGGGGTGGTCGCGTGA
- the coaBC gene encoding bifunctional phosphopantothenoylcysteine decarboxylase/phosphopantothenate--cysteine ligase CoaBC encodes MLEGVNVALGVSGSIAAVKVVELAHELRRHGASVRGVMTESARGIVHPWAVEFATENDVVTEITGRVEHVELCGRDGWADVLLVAPATANTVGKIAGAVDDTPVTTCATTALGADVPVVVAPAMHEPMYDHPGVLDAIDRVESWGVRFVDPRLEEGKAKIATEEAIVTDVARATTEQTLAGRRVVVTAGATAEPIDPVRVLTNRSSGRTGREVARACYVRGADVTLVHDGGDVPYADVESVETSAEMLDAVLDAADGADALVSAAAISDYTVDAAAEKLRSGDARTLELEPTPKLIDTVREAHPDLAIVGFKAETSGDDEAMVAAARGILDRANLSFVVANDASVMGEARTRTLFVRADDVAEFSGSKTALGERVAEALAAEL; translated from the coding sequence ATGCTGGAAGGCGTGAACGTCGCGTTGGGAGTCTCCGGAAGTATCGCCGCGGTGAAGGTGGTCGAACTCGCCCACGAACTCCGCCGGCACGGGGCGTCGGTGCGCGGCGTGATGACCGAGAGCGCGCGGGGCATCGTCCACCCGTGGGCCGTCGAGTTCGCCACCGAGAACGACGTGGTGACCGAGATTACGGGCCGCGTCGAACACGTCGAACTCTGCGGACGGGACGGGTGGGCGGACGTCCTCCTCGTCGCGCCCGCGACGGCGAACACCGTCGGGAAGATAGCCGGCGCGGTGGACGACACGCCGGTGACGACGTGCGCGACGACGGCACTCGGCGCTGACGTGCCCGTCGTCGTCGCGCCCGCGATGCACGAACCGATGTACGACCACCCGGGCGTCCTCGACGCCATCGACCGCGTCGAGTCGTGGGGCGTCCGGTTCGTCGACCCGCGACTGGAGGAGGGGAAGGCGAAGATAGCCACCGAGGAGGCCATCGTCACCGACGTGGCCCGGGCGACGACGGAACAGACGCTGGCGGGCAGACGCGTCGTCGTCACCGCCGGCGCCACCGCCGAACCGATAGACCCCGTCCGGGTGCTGACGAACCGGTCGTCCGGCCGGACGGGGCGGGAAGTCGCCCGCGCGTGCTACGTCCGCGGCGCGGACGTGACCCTCGTCCACGACGGCGGCGACGTGCCGTACGCCGACGTGGAGTCGGTGGAGACGAGCGCGGAGATGCTGGACGCCGTCCTCGACGCCGCCGACGGGGCCGACGCCCTCGTCTCGGCGGCGGCCATCTCCGACTACACCGTCGACGCCGCCGCGGAGAAACTCCGCTCGGGCGACGCCCGGACGCTCGAACTCGAACCGACGCCGAAGCTCATCGACACCGTGCGCGAGGCGCACCCGGACCTCGCCATCGTCGGGTTCAAGGCCGAGACCAGCGGCGACGACGAGGCGATGGTCGCGGCCGCGCGAGGGATACTCGACCGGGCGAACCTGTCGTTCGTCGTCGCGAACGACGCCTCCGTGATGGGCGAAGCGCGGACCAGAACGCTGTTCGTCCGCGCGGACGACGTGGCCGAGTTCTCGGGGTCGAAGACCGCACTCGGAGAACGGGTCGCCGAGGCGTTGGCCGCCGAACTCTGA
- a CDS encoding TrkH family potassium uptake protein, whose product MKLRVDYRASLSLVGTVLKYLAVPLCLPLLVALYYGETTLPFVVTIALTVAVGAGLERLEPDPDIRAREGFLMVAVTWFAVTLVGAVPYLVEAHGLPPVVLPFHPNSTLANPANALFESMSGFTTTGATVLGDISFDTHSRAVMMWRQLTQWLGGMGIVVLAVAILPELSVGGAQLMDAEAPGPGIEKLTPRIAETARALWGAYLGFTVLEATLLYGLFLLGVDPNMTLYNAVAHALTTMPTGGFSPEARSIEAFSAAAQWIIVPFMVAAGTNFALFWHALTGNPRRIFEDSEFRFYVGAMATFTAVLSVLLFTGVGFTQTVVGQSTFDAAYLGEFTALVTGQVEPAVRQAVFQVVSIVTTTGYASMDFNTWSPVAQYVLLFAMFVGGSAGSTGGAVKVVRWYVILKSIRRELFTTAHPDAVRPVRLGGRALDERAIRGIYAFTLLYMVIFFVASGLLFLDAARYGLNLSVLETMSAVAATLGNVGPGFGVVGPMGSYLGFSNAGKLFMVVLMWIGRLEILPVLVILTPEYWRR is encoded by the coding sequence ATGAAGCTACGTGTCGACTACCGAGCCAGCCTCAGTCTCGTCGGGACCGTCCTCAAGTATCTCGCGGTCCCCCTGTGTCTGCCGCTCCTCGTTGCGCTCTACTACGGCGAGACGACGCTGCCGTTCGTCGTCACCATCGCCCTCACCGTCGCCGTCGGGGCGGGACTGGAGCGCCTCGAACCCGACCCGGACATCCGCGCCCGCGAGGGCTTTCTCATGGTCGCCGTGACGTGGTTCGCCGTCACCCTCGTCGGCGCGGTACCGTACCTCGTGGAGGCGCACGGCCTGCCGCCCGTCGTCCTGCCGTTCCACCCCAACTCGACGCTCGCGAACCCCGCCAACGCGCTGTTCGAGAGCATGAGCGGGTTCACCACGACGGGAGCGACGGTGCTGGGCGACATCTCGTTCGACACGCACAGCCGCGCAGTCATGATGTGGCGACAGCTGACGCAGTGGCTCGGCGGCATGGGTATCGTCGTCCTCGCCGTCGCCATCCTGCCCGAACTCTCCGTCGGCGGCGCGCAGTTGATGGACGCCGAGGCGCCCGGCCCCGGCATCGAGAAACTCACGCCGCGCATCGCCGAGACGGCCCGCGCGCTCTGGGGGGCGTACCTCGGTTTCACCGTCCTCGAAGCGACCCTGCTCTACGGCCTGTTCCTCCTCGGCGTCGACCCGAACATGACGCTCTACAACGCCGTCGCGCACGCGTTGACGACGATGCCGACGGGCGGGTTCTCCCCCGAGGCGCGGAGCATCGAGGCGTTCTCGGCGGCCGCACAGTGGATAATCGTCCCGTTCATGGTCGCCGCCGGGACGAACTTCGCGCTGTTTTGGCACGCGCTCACCGGCAACCCGCGGCGCATCTTCGAGGACAGCGAGTTCCGCTTCTACGTCGGCGCGATGGCGACGTTCACCGCGGTTCTCTCGGTCCTCCTGTTCACGGGCGTCGGCTTCACGCAGACCGTGGTCGGGCAGTCGACGTTCGACGCGGCCTACCTCGGCGAGTTCACGGCGCTCGTCACCGGACAGGTCGAACCCGCGGTGCGGCAGGCGGTGTTCCAGGTGGTCTCCATCGTGACGACGACGGGGTACGCCAGCATGGACTTCAACACGTGGAGTCCGGTCGCGCAGTACGTCCTCCTGTTCGCCATGTTCGTCGGCGGCTCCGCGGGGTCGACCGGCGGCGCGGTGAAGGTCGTCCGCTGGTACGTCATCCTGAAGTCCATCCGCCGGGAACTGTTCACGACCGCACACCCCGACGCGGTCCGCCCCGTCCGCCTCGGCGGCCGCGCGCTCGACGAACGCGCGATTCGCGGCATCTACGCGTTCACCCTCCTCTACATGGTCATCTTCTTCGTCGCAAGCGGGCTCCTCTTCCTCGACGCGGCGCGCTACGGCCTGAACCTCTCGGTGCTGGAGACGATGTCGGCCGTCGCCGCGACCCTCGGCAACGTCGGCCCCGGGTTCGGCGTCGTCGGCCCGATGGGGAGTTACCTCGGGTTCTCGAACGCGGGCAAACTGTTCATGGTCGTCCTGATGTGGATCGGTCGGCTGGAGATTCTGCCCGTCCTCGTCATCCTGACGCCGGAGTACTGGCGGCGGTAG
- a CDS encoding outer membrane protein assembly factor BamB family protein has product MPSRRDLLSGVGVAALGGFAGCLGGDEFGAPETPTDEWWTARHDTRNTACAPNATPPDSEPERRWSRSFETETPVGLLVSADSVYAVRETGTDALGRDDGAWKWNTHGGDQTPASGLSRVATLAPDTLYTADGRHVRAFDRDGTVRWQTAYPNTTGTTRIYGVLPTDDGVLLGDHGRLLAFDSDGNHRWTFGTNGADATYPGVAADGDGGTDLLLAAPGPLQSLSSPTTIDSLLGRGPSVRWETSARGRPTWPVVTDEYVVVGDTDRAGGARTHGDLHVYRRDGTRVRSVSTEGGHPHLALTSDESAIVYGTGVGGDGEGTVTALELASGETRWARDDLAVADWGTSLVVSGETCLFAGATDDRSSRVHALDAATGETKWTLSTEAGTPESVVAAGPRVYVVTTAGVVAAYE; this is encoded by the coding sequence ATGCCCTCCAGACGGGACCTGCTCAGCGGCGTCGGCGTCGCGGCCCTCGGCGGATTCGCTGGGTGTCTCGGCGGAGACGAGTTCGGCGCGCCCGAGACGCCGACCGACGAGTGGTGGACCGCCCGGCACGACACGCGGAACACGGCCTGTGCGCCGAACGCGACGCCGCCCGACTCGGAACCCGAACGACGCTGGTCGCGGTCGTTCGAGACGGAGACCCCCGTGGGACTTCTCGTCTCGGCCGACTCGGTGTACGCCGTCCGTGAGACCGGAACGGACGCGTTGGGCCGAGACGACGGCGCATGGAAGTGGAACACACACGGAGGAGACCAGACGCCCGCCAGCGGCCTCTCCCGAGTAGCGACGCTCGCGCCCGACACGCTCTACACTGCCGATGGTAGACACGTCCGCGCGTTCGACCGGGACGGGACGGTTCGCTGGCAGACCGCGTATCCGAACACGACCGGGACCACGCGCATCTACGGCGTCCTGCCGACCGACGACGGCGTTCTCCTCGGTGACCACGGCAGACTGCTGGCGTTCGACTCGGACGGGAATCACCGATGGACGTTCGGGACGAACGGGGCTGACGCGACGTACCCCGGCGTCGCGGCCGACGGTGACGGCGGAACGGACCTCCTCCTCGCTGCGCCCGGACCGCTCCAGTCGCTGTCGTCTCCCACGACTATCGACTCGCTCCTCGGGCGAGGCCCGTCCGTGCGGTGGGAGACGAGTGCCCGCGGCCGCCCGACGTGGCCCGTCGTCACCGACGAGTACGTCGTCGTCGGGGACACGGACAGGGCGGGCGGCGCGCGGACCCACGGGGACCTCCACGTCTATCGCCGCGACGGAACGCGCGTCCGGTCGGTGTCGACGGAGGGCGGTCACCCCCACCTCGCGCTCACGTCCGACGAGTCGGCCATCGTCTACGGAACCGGCGTCGGGGGCGACGGCGAGGGAACCGTCACCGCACTCGAACTCGCGTCCGGCGAGACGCGGTGGGCGCGCGACGACTTGGCCGTGGCCGACTGGGGAACCTCGCTCGTCGTCTCGGGTGAGACCTGCCTGTTCGCGGGGGCGACGGACGACCGGTCGTCCCGCGTCCACGCGCTCGACGCCGCGACGGGCGAGACGAAGTGGACGCTGTCGACGGAAGCGGGAACTCCCGAGAGCGTCGTCGCCGCCGGACCCCGAGTGTACGTCGTCACGACGGCGGGCGTCGTCGCGGCTTACGAGTGA
- a CDS encoding Na+/H+ antiporter subunit E produces the protein MTRRWPLTGLLLAVLWIFVRGVELAPRALAEEFLIGLLVGMLVAYFLRGFYTPQIGPARAVTVAPYAILYLLVFVKELVTANWDVARRVLAPSMPIDPRVIEVPLRVRSDLAITTIANSITLTPGTLTMDYNAETNTLYVHSIDGSDRDALLDPIRTWEDYALVIFDEELKPGDPVPQLEPDGGERGGD, from the coding sequence GTGACCCGGCGCTGGCCGCTCACGGGACTGCTCTTGGCCGTCCTCTGGATATTCGTCCGCGGGGTCGAACTCGCCCCGCGCGCACTCGCGGAGGAGTTCCTCATCGGACTGCTCGTCGGGATGCTCGTCGCGTACTTCCTGCGCGGCTTCTACACCCCGCAGATCGGTCCCGCCCGCGCGGTGACAGTCGCTCCCTACGCGATTCTGTACCTGCTCGTGTTCGTCAAGGAACTCGTGACCGCCAACTGGGACGTCGCGCGACGGGTACTCGCGCCCTCGATGCCCATCGACCCGCGCGTCATCGAGGTGCCGCTTCGGGTCCGTTCGGACCTCGCCATCACGACCATCGCGAACAGCATCACCCTCACGCCGGGGACGCTCACCATGGACTACAACGCCGAGACGAACACGCTCTACGTGCACAGCATCGACGGCTCCGACCGCGACGCGCTGTTGGACCCGATACGAACGTGGGAGGACTACGCCCTCGTCATCTTCGACGAGGAGCTGAAACCGGGCGACCCGGTGCCGCAGTTGGAACCCGACGGAGGTGAGCGCGGTGGCGACTGA
- a CDS encoding type II toxin-antitoxin system RatA family toxin, whose amino-acid sequence MDEIVVTTVVYLPREEVYDFLVDFPRYANYSKHLKDVTQRGDGEAGTRYALHFTWWKLNYTAHSKVTELHPPDRIEWRIVRDFRAHGRWRVEELDELPDDAPEDAETACRVFFEVSYDAESADESSFDLPRLVSFGWVIDKLKPVLEKEAERIVERVVEDLEGRRRRIDLSVDRRRK is encoded by the coding sequence GTGGACGAAATCGTCGTCACCACCGTCGTCTACCTCCCGCGCGAGGAGGTGTACGACTTCCTCGTCGACTTCCCTCGCTACGCGAACTACTCGAAGCACCTGAAGGACGTCACCCAACGCGGCGACGGTGAGGCGGGCACCCGATACGCGTTACACTTCACGTGGTGGAAACTCAACTACACGGCCCACTCGAAGGTGACCGAACTCCACCCGCCGGACCGCATCGAGTGGCGCATCGTGCGGGACTTCCGCGCCCACGGTCGGTGGCGCGTCGAGGAACTGGACGAACTGCCCGACGACGCGCCCGAGGACGCCGAGACGGCCTGCCGGGTCTTCTTCGAGGTGTCGTACGACGCCGAGTCCGCGGACGAGAGTTCGTTCGACCTCCCGCGACTCGTCTCGTTCGGCTGGGTGATAGACAAGCTCAAACCGGTCTTGGAGAAGGAGGCAGAACGCATCGTCGAACGCGTCGTCGAGGACCTGGAGGGGCGGCGGCGCCGGATAGACCTGAGCGTCGACCGCCGGCGCAAGTGA
- a CDS encoding sodium:proton antiporter has product MTQFVLAAVLGTLFALGTYLVLRRDVVRVIWGITIISQSANVYLVTMGGLSGLAPITGHGGSAESVSDPLVQALVLTAIVIGFGTTALALVLTYRVYEEHGTIDMYELGGHGE; this is encoded by the coding sequence ATGACGCAGTTCGTCCTCGCGGCCGTCCTCGGCACCCTGTTCGCCCTCGGGACGTACCTCGTCCTGCGCCGGGACGTGGTCCGCGTCATCTGGGGCATCACCATCATCAGCCAGTCCGCCAACGTCTACCTCGTCACGATGGGCGGGCTGTCCGGGCTCGCTCCCATCACCGGCCACGGCGGGTCCGCCGAGTCGGTGAGCGACCCACTCGTGCAGGCCCTCGTCCTGACGGCCATCGTCATCGGCTTCGGGACGACGGCGCTGGCACTCGTCCTGACGTACCGCGTCTACGAGGAACACGGAACAATCGACATGTACGAACTCGGAGGTCACGGCGAATGA
- a CDS encoding DUF7551 domain-containing protein: protein MVGGTLRDIRSHVSGFAAPTGAYAVVCDRTGREPLPLTGMRFGSREDAEQAVEAASNYRSALRRYDPQLPHHEPRVRAVADDTGVDPSSPRRDAPESADPDGRTRYITFCHDVSAAVFESLSATGHRRVESAAMETYLTLAEVVTERDDFCLTMLWSMMSELDARLDAAEQRVVVAEAAELLAGPNGGARLSEPTVRSALGATTTRLCEASFVDETDIDACPGGDAWEVTFGDYALAERTGRLPTLPIAVELVRRLPDRPVSFTEATPLADGRWRLRVEAGANPTGLVSLDATDEGRLNDSDYRL, encoded by the coding sequence ATGGTGGGTGGGACGCTTCGGGATATCCGCTCTCACGTGAGCGGGTTCGCCGCGCCGACGGGCGCGTACGCCGTCGTCTGCGACCGAACCGGACGCGAACCGCTCCCGCTGACGGGGATGCGGTTCGGCTCCCGCGAGGACGCCGAACAGGCGGTCGAAGCCGCCTCGAACTACCGGTCGGCGCTCCGACGGTACGACCCGCAGTTGCCGCACCACGAACCCCGGGTCCGCGCCGTGGCCGACGACACCGGCGTCGACCCCTCGTCCCCCCGCCGCGACGCGCCGGAGTCGGCCGACCCCGACGGCCGGACGCGCTACATCACCTTCTGTCACGACGTGTCCGCAGCGGTCTTCGAGTCGCTCTCGGCGACGGGCCACAGGCGCGTCGAGTCCGCCGCGATGGAGACGTACCTGACGCTGGCCGAGGTGGTCACCGAGCGGGACGACTTCTGTCTCACGATGCTGTGGAGCATGATGAGCGAACTCGACGCGCGACTCGACGCCGCCGAGCAACGGGTCGTCGTCGCCGAAGCCGCCGAGTTGCTCGCGGGGCCGAACGGCGGCGCGCGCCTGTCGGAACCGACGGTCCGGTCCGCCCTCGGGGCGACGACGACGCGCCTCTGCGAGGCGTCGTTCGTCGACGAGACGGACATCGACGCCTGTCCCGGCGGCGACGCGTGGGAGGTGACGTTCGGGGACTACGCGCTCGCCGAACGCACCGGTCGACTGCCGACGCTCCCGATAGCGGTCGAACTCGTGCGCCGCCTCCCCGACAGGCCCGTCTCGTTCACCGAGGCCACCCCCCTCGCGGACGGACGGTGGCGACTCCGCGTGGAGGCGGGTGCGAACCCGACCGGACTCGTCAGCCTCGACGCCACCGACGAGGGGCGACTGAACGACTCGGACTACCGGCTGTAA
- a CDS encoding monovalent cation/H+ antiporter complex subunit F gives MATETLADVSPTLDLVVTAALVVSAALTLLVSYRIIKGPTVPDRVVALDVIGTNVVAIAVLYAMATLQGFFIDVSLVLAIIGFMSTVTVARYVTEGDIIE, from the coding sequence GTGGCGACTGAGACGCTCGCCGACGTGTCGCCGACGCTCGACCTCGTCGTGACCGCCGCCCTCGTCGTCAGCGCGGCGCTCACGCTCCTCGTCAGCTACCGCATCATCAAGGGACCGACCGTCCCGGACCGCGTCGTCGCGCTCGACGTCATCGGGACGAACGTCGTCGCCATCGCCGTCCTCTACGCGATGGCGACGCTGCAGGGCTTCTTCATCGACGTGAGCCTCGTGCTCGCCATCATCGGCTTCATGAGCACCGTCACCGTGGCGCGGTACGTCACGGAGGGGGACATCATCGAATGA